A window of Streptomyces sp. NBC_01241 genomic DNA:
GCGTCCGTCTCGACCAGAACCAGTTCCATCGGCGCGACGGACAGCGCGTCGCGCAGCGGCTGGGCGTTCTTGAAGGTGACATTGCCCGCAAAGGACATGAAGTACCCGGCGTCCGCGCAGGTCCGGGCCATGTCGGCATCGCCGGAGTAACAGTGGAAGACGGTCCGCTCGGGGGCGCCCGCCTCGGCGAGGACGCGCAGCACGTCCGCGTGCGCCTCGCGGTCGTGGATGACCAGCGCCTTGCCGTGCCGCTTGGCGATCTCGATGTGGGCGCGGAAGGACTCCTCCTGCGCGGCCATGCCCTCGGGGCCGGTACGGAAGTAGTCGAGCCCGGTCTCGCCGACACCGCGTACGTGGTCGAGTGCGGCCAGCGCGTCGATCTCCGCGAGCGCCTCGTGCAGCGCCGCTGTCCCGCCCCCTTCGCGCGCCCCCTGCCGTGACCGCCCTTCGGGATCGCCGTGCACGATGCGCGGCGCCTCGTTGGGGTGGAGGGCGACCGCCGCGTGCACGCTCGCGTGCGCGGCGGCGGTCTCGGCCGCCCATCGTGAACCGGCCACGTCGCAGCCCACCTGGATCACCGTGGTCACGTTGACCGCCGCGGCCCTGGCCAGGCCCTC
This region includes:
- a CDS encoding TatD family hydrolase encodes the protein MSRTEAPPLPESLRVPVADSHTHLDMQDATVEEGLARAAAVNVTTVIQVGCDVAGSRWAAETAAAHASVHAAVALHPNEAPRIVHGDPEGRSRQGAREGGGTAALHEALAEIDALAALDHVRGVGETGLDYFRTGPEGMAAQEESFRAHIEIAKRHGKALVIHDREAHADVLRVLAEAGAPERTVFHCYSGDADMARTCADAGYFMSFAGNVTFKNAQPLRDALSVAPMELVLVETDAPFLTPAPYRGRPNAPYLIPVTLRAMAEVKGVDEDALASAIVDNTARAFDY